A single window of Stigmatopora nigra isolate UIUO_SnigA chromosome 20, RoL_Snig_1.1, whole genome shotgun sequence DNA harbors:
- the ttc39b gene encoding tetratricopeptide repeat protein 39B: MDVMEDTVPVEEEEQFEDAYEHIPTACHMDLQSAIQETQCALNLVLNNKFSQALDLLKPWWRDSMYHALGYSSILVMQAAMTFEQGDIQVAMATVKEALNTCQRFRKKNSVVRSLSSLLSRQSNLQEEELHAELCYAECLLQKATLTFVQDENMISFIKGGIKIRNSYQIYKDCHNVLNVAVGPSGDSDCHRQFEGGVKLGMGSFNLMLSLLPQRILRLLEFIGFSGNREFGLSQLLEGTSGSTLRSILCALTLLFYHTYVSLVLGSGEGGVAEAEALLEPYLRKYPKGAIVQFYSARIAALRGHFEKACSGYQECVSSQMEWKQIHHLCYWELMWTHTYRQDWPQAYRYADLLCRESRWSKAIYVYQKAAILAMMSPEDARQTGDDVVELFRQVEGLKQRLAGKSIPLEKFAVRKARRYKAGRPVPLVLPALEMMYIWSGFTIAAKRADCTEALLVTVEAAEGRLAAETEPSEFHVDDCCLAQMLKGLCLKHAGRLIQAELCFTYVLSNENAIRYDHYLVPFTLYELALLYRQQGDHVKAAAFMENAKSNYRDYSMESRLHFRIHSALNHLKSSAAATA; this comes from the exons ATGGACGTGATGGAGGACACGGTCCCGGTCGAGGAGGAG GAACAATTTGAGGATGCCTATGAACACATACCCAC TGCCTGTCACATGGACCTGCAGTCTGCCATCCAGGAAACCCAATGCGCTCTCAACCTAGTCCTCAACAACAAGTTCTCCCAAGCCCTGGACCTCCTCAAGCCATGGTGGCGGGACAGCATGTACCACGCCTTGGGTTACAGCAGCATCTTGGTCATGCAGGCCGCCATGACCTTCGAGCAGGGGGACATCCAGGTGGCCATGGCCACCGTCAAAGAGGCTCTAAACACTTGTCAGAG GTTTCGCAAGAAGAACTCGGTGGTGAGGTCGCTGTCCAGTCTGCTCAGCAGGCAGTCCAATCTCCAGGAAG AGGAGCTCCACGCCGAGCTCTGCTACGCCGAGTGTCTGCTCCAGAAGGCCACGCTGACTTTTGTCCAGGACGAAAACATGATCAGCTTCATCAAAGGAGGCATCAAAATCCGCAACAGCTATCAGATCTACAA GGACTGTCACAACGTGCTGAACGTGGCCGTGGGGCCCTCCGGCGATTCGGACTGCCACCGGCAGTTTGAGGGCGGAGTCAAGCTGGGCATGGGTTCCTTCAACTTG ATGCTGTCCCTCCTGCCGCAGAGGATCCTCCGACTCCTGGAGTTCATTGGCTTCTCCGGAAACAGG GAGTTTGGCTTGTCCCAGTTGCTGGAAGGAACGTCCGGTTCCACTTTGCGCTCCATCTTGTGCGCGCTGACGTTGCTCTTCTACCACACCTACGTCTCCCTGGTGCTGG GAAGCGGCGAGGGCGGCGTGGCGGAAGCCGAAGCTCTCCTGGAGCCCTACCTCCGCAAGTATCCCAAG GGCGCCATCGTTCAGTTCTACTCGGCTCGGATAGCCGCGCTCCGGGGACACTTTGAGAAG GCGTGCTCGGGCTACCAGGAGTGCGTGAGCAGCCAGATGGAGTGGAAGCAGATCCACCACTTGTGCTACTGGGAGCTGATGTGGACCCACACGTACCGGCAAGACTGGCCGCAGGCGTACCGCTACGCCGACCTGCTGTGTCGGGAAAGCCGCTGGTCCAAGGCCATTTACGTGTACCAGAAGGCCGCCATCCTGGCCATGATGTCGCCCGAAGACGCCCGCCAGACGGGGGACGACGTGGTGGAGCTCTTCAGGCAGGTGGAGGGCCTCAAGCAGCGACTGGCCGGCAAGTCCATCCCCCTGGAGAAGTTTGCCGTCCGGAAGGCGCGCCGCTACAAGGCCGGCCGCCCCGTGCCGTTGGTGCTTCCCGCTCTG GAAATGATGTACATTTGGAGCGGTTTCACCATCGCCGCCAAGCGAGCCGACTGCACCGAGGCGCTGCTGGTCACCGTGGAGGCCGCCGAGGGGCGACTGGCCGCCGAGACTG AGCCCTCTGAGTTCCACGTGGACGACTGCTGCCTGGCGCAGATGTTGAAGGGCCTCTGCCTCAAGCACGCCGGGCGTCTGATCCAGGCCGAGCTGTGCTTCACCTACGTGCTTTCCAA TGAAAACGCCATCCGTTACGACCACTACCTGGTTCCCTTCACCCTGTACGAGCTGGCCCTACTCTACCGACAGCAGGGCGACCACGTCAAGGCCGCCGCCTTCATGGAAAATGCCAA GAGCAACTACAGGGACTACTCCATGGAGTCCAGACTGCACTTTCGCATTCACTCGGCCCTCAACCACCTGAAAAGTTCGGCCGCGGCCACGGCTTGA
- the cfi gene encoding complement factor I has protein sequence MALLLLLPFLLISTTQADLSQRDRFEGPEECLRRKPTRTSCDLVFCRPWERCVEGHCSCKPPYLCPSQDVAPVCGRNGRLYRSFCQVMALSCRSGKSAMSHFGPECSGERAKFTGALDPDTGAVTLFVPDAAAPGGGKRLLVCGEKWDVAGANAACVDEDHPLGAAWAGRLAPGSPGLAPLLRRFPDGCVVVRCRGFEKSLAECELHDPVRVGEGGIATAACYDRAPPECGFSCANGKCVSPNRTCDGTDDCGDLSDEMCCQRCRDGAFRCGTGVCVNADALADGQMDCLAGEDEAVEHETAGGVQTNTREYVSPREETRANRAHLESQLQCGVPNVTAADVKDRRSRVKRVIGGVAANRTQIQWQVGLEENGKMNCGGTYIGGCWVVTAAHCVRPNPSAFLVKFSAWKKSTPQDTTDIVPVGDIIIHPRYNASSYENDIALVRLKDLPQEPGKCLVDNPAVRAACLPWSPRLFQANHTCSISGWGRTGDAKASQVLLWARVSLIRDCQRFYKERFKPGMMCAGDVAGNVDTCQGDSGGPLVCEDHLGVSYLWGVVSWGDQCGRPGLPGVYTQVAHYFEWIRLHTGWPAVTRFNS, from the exons ATGGCGCTCCTGCTGCTCCTGCCGTTCCTGCTCATCTCCACGACCCAGGCG GACTTGTCCCAGCGGGACCGCTTTGAGGGTCCAGAAGAGTGTCTGCGCAGAAA GCCCACGCGCACGTCCTGCGACCTGGTCTTTTGTCGGCCCTGGGAGCGATGCGTGGAAGGCCATTGCTCCTGCAAGCCCCCGTACCTGTGTCCCAGCCAGGACGTGGCCCCCGTCTGCGGGCGCAACGGCCGTCTCTACCGCTCCTTCTGCCAG gtcATGGCGCTGTCGTGTCGTTCGGGCAAGTCGGCCATGTCCCACTTTGGCCCAGAGTGCTCAG GCGAGCGCGCCAAGTTCACCGGCGCCCTGGATCCGGACACGGGCGCCGTCACCCTCTTCGTTCCCGACGCCGCCGCTCCGGGAGGAGGCAAGCGCTTGCTGGTGTGCGGAGAGAAGTGGGACGTGGCCGGCGCCAACGCGGCCTGCGTGGATGAAGACCACCCGCT CGGCGCCGCGTGGGCCGGCCGACTGGCCCCGGGGTCTCCCGGCCTGGCTCCCCTGCTGCGGCGCTTTCCCGACGGCTGCGTCGTCGTCCGCTGCCGCGGTTTTGAGAAGTCTCTGGCCGAGTGCGAGCTCCACGACCCCGTCCGGGTGGGCGAAGGGGGCATCGCCACGGCCGCGTGCTACGACCGGGCCCCGCCAG AGTGTGGCTTTTCCTGCGCCAACGGCAAGTGCGTCTCCCCCAACCGGACGTGCGACGGCACGGACGACTGCGGCGACCTCAGCGACGAGATGTGCTGCCAAC GTTGCAGGGACGGCGCCTTCCGCTGCGGGACGGGCGTGTGCGTCAACGCCGACGCCTTGGCGGACGGACAGATGGACTGTTTGGCGGGGGAAGACGAGGCGGTGGAGCACG AGACGGCAGGGGGAGTCCAGACCAACACCAGAG AGTACGTCTCTCCTCGGGAAG AAACGCGGGCCAACCGGGCCCATCTGGAGTCCCAGTTACAGTGCGGCGTTCCCAACGTGACGGCGGCCGACGTGAAGGACCGCAGGAGCCGCGTCAAGCGAGTCATCGGCGGCGTGGCGGCCAACCGG ACCCAGATCCAGTGGCAGGTGGGCCTGGAAGAAAACGGCAAGATGAACTGCGGGGGAACCTACATCGGCGGTTGCTGGGTGGTCACGGCGGCTCACTGCGTCAG ACCCAACCCATCGGCCTTCCTGGTGAAATTTTCCGCCTGGAAGAAGTCCACCCCTCAGGACACCACCGACATCGTTCCGGTGGGCGACATCATCATCCACCCCAG GTACAACGCCAGCTCGTACGAGAACGACATCGCCCTGGTGCGCCTGAAGGACTTGCCGCAAGAGCCGGGCAAGTGCCTGGTGGACAACCCGGCGGTGCGAGCCGCCTGCCTGCCCTGGTCCCCTCGACTCTTCCAAGCTAACCACACCTGCAGCATCTCCGGCTGGGGGCGCACCGGAG ACGCCAAAGCCTCGCAGGTTCTTCTGTGGGCCAGAGTGTCCCTCATCCGAGATTGTCAGCGTTTCTACAAAGAGCGCTTCAAGCCGGGGATGATGTGCGCCG GCGACGTGGCCGGGAACGTGGACACCTGCCAGGGGGACAGCGGCGGCCCGCTGGTGTGCGAGGACCACCTGGGCGTGTCCTACCTGTGGGGCGTGGTCAGCTGGGGCGACCAATGCGGCCGGCCGGGTCTGCCCGGCGTTTACACCCAG GTGGCGCACTACTTTGAGTGGATCCGTCTGCACACGGGCTGGCCCGCCGTCACCAGGTTCAACTCCTGA
- the LOC144213965 gene encoding dickkopf-related protein 2-like, which translates to MTGNVAAALLCALSLATMARARGGGAHVRLNSIRTLAVAPPPAASVNGSAWQLSLLRCISDLECGEGSYCHASYAGPVRSGCRTCRKRKKPCGRDGMCCPGDLCSHGVCVPRGHAAKWQETMQRGPVASPKAGWRKRAKTATGKGQVGDPCASAVDCSDGLCCARHFWTRICKPLLREGEICSRRHRRRRALELFQRCPCGRGLACRRTRASPPSSPLLAAAKSRSASGSPSRSAVRSHPRPASKTRLSECQSK; encoded by the exons ATGACCGGCAACGTGGCCGCCGCGCTCTTGTGTGCGCTCTCCTTGGCGACAATGGCGCGCGCCCGCGGCGGGGGGGCGCACGTCCGACTCAACTCCATCCGGACGCTGGCGGTGGCTCCTCCGCCCGCGGCCTCCGTCAACGGCAGCGCCTGGCAGCTATCG CTCCTGCGGTGCATCAGCGACCTGGAGTGCGGTGAGGGAAGCTACTGCCACGCCTCCTACGCCGGGCCCGTGCGCTCCGGCTGCCGGACGtgcaggaagaggaagaagcctTGCGGTCGAGACGGGATGTGTTGCCCCGGCGACCTTTGCAGCCACG GCGTGTGCGTTCCCCGCGGCCACGCCGCCAAATGGCAGGAGACCATGCAGCGGGGCCCCGTGGCCTCCCCCAAGGCGGGCTGGCGGAAGAGGGCCAAAACGGCCACCGGCAAAg GTCAGGTGGGTGATCCCTGCGCGTCGGCCGTGGACTGCTCGGACGGGCTCTGCTGCGCTCGCCACTTCTGGACGCGCATCTGCAAGCCCCTTTTGCGGGAGGGAGAGATTTGTTCGCGGCGCCATCGCCGCCGCCGGGCCCTGGAGCTTTTTCAGCGTTGCCCTTGCGGCCGAGGGCTGGCCTGCCGCCGGACGCGCGCCTCCCCGCCCTCGTCGCCCCTGCTGGCGGCGGCCAAGTCCAGGTCAGCGTCTGGGTCGCCGTCCCGGTCGGCGGTCCGCTCCCACCCCCGCCCCGCGTCAAAGACCAGACTGAGCGAGTGTCAAAGCAAGTGA
- the LOC144213822 gene encoding aminoacyl tRNA synthase complex-interacting multifunctional protein 1-like, with translation MDTADAMFHPSLAAALSKLDPEDGGKIMEYIQSHALLAKEKSLLQASVREQKKLLVENGKLKKDIEQLRKELHDKQRRRVAKALLSPSKDTQVDGGRPPADVWRLDLRVGRILAVRRHPLAADLAIQDVQLGEGAPRSVVSKWRADQPVGSLAVFLCNVKVGKVKGVASQARLLRCFRADGPWEPLAPPLGSAPGDRVTFPDFPGEPEREPRAKRRVWERAQPEMRVDAMGVANYRGCQMQVKGKGPCKAPSLTHGAIGFT, from the exons ATGGACACGGCGGACGCGATGTTCCATCCCAG CCTGGCGGCAGCGCTGTCCAAGCTGGATCCAGAAGATGGAGGCAAGATAATGGAGTATATCCAGAGCCACGCGCTGCTGGCCAAAGAGAAATCCC TCCTGCAGGCGTCGGTGCGCGAGCAGAAGAAGCTGCTGGTGGAGAATGGCAAATTGAAGAAGGACATCGAACAGCTGAGGAAGGAGCTTCACGACAAGCAGAGGCGACGCGTCG CCAAAGCCCTCCTCTCGCCGAGCAAAGACACCCAAGTGGACGGCGGGAGACCCCCCGCCGACGTGTGGCGTCTGGACCTGCGGGTGGGGCGGATCCTGGCCGTTCGCCGTCACCCGTTGGCGGCCGACCTGGCCATTCAGGACGTCCAATTGGGCGAGGGCGCCCCGCGCTCGGTGGTCAGCAAGTGGCGCGCAGATCAG CCGGTGGGCTCGCTGGCCGTGTTCCTCTGCAACGTTAAGGTCGGGAAGGTCAAAGGCGTGGCCTCGCAGGCCCGCCTCCTGCGCTGTTTCCGAGCCGACGGGCCTTGGGAGCCGCTGGCCCCGCCTTTGGGCTCCGCCCCCGGGGACAGGGTGACTTTCCCCGACTTTCCAG GTGAACCGGAACGTGAGCCGCGGGCCAAGCGGCGCGTTTGGGAGCGCGCGCAACCCGAAATGCGGGTGGACGCCATGGGCGTGGCCAACTACCGGGGCTGCCAAATGCAGGTGAAGGGCAAGGGTCCGTGCAAGGCGCCCTCGCTCACCCACGGCGCCATCGGCTTCACGTGA